Proteins encoded in a region of the Salminus brasiliensis chromosome 2, fSalBra1.hap2, whole genome shotgun sequence genome:
- the LOC140544291 gene encoding probable C-mannosyltransferase DPY19L4 isoform X1, which translates to MAELRCRKAGEAKKEEEDAASEVDHQHHPEDVTRDEDHPDGDTEPTGIVEETHTDSVGTSTEQTGTGAGDADGPSPTGTEEDGEQTTAKSSQKNSKSVLLQRVVKVFIGCLAAVTCGMMYAVYLSTYHERKFWFSSRQELEREITFQGGSGLYYYYYKHMLFASSFERGVYELTRDNRTVSGQTINAVEQLSLYPELLSSLLYKLSGSQDAIEPVYFYIGVVFGLQAVYVTALFICSWVMSGTWVAGMLAVAWYIINRPDTTKVDYAIPLRDNWALPYFSCQVAALTGFLSNSISSATEMFCYLLMSVTTFTFIVMWEHSHYVLFVQGVAILLLDCFDLVPARKMADIHKVYLSSLLLAYVLQYQRPSLLSCPLLSLLIASQLARYLQQNMKMGPLVARLMKIVLHLYLVFTTGITFNYVVKKIIPANQNDFILKFLEVKFGLNTTTEFIPNLLLCEEGFQSPGQDFFLRLTQASVLPFYVLVLLVCLISTMQTIYRRLSGERLKGSVRMEDGRIGERPEVIYHVLHTLLFGALAMLFQGTKYLWTPYVCAFTAFGVCSPELWMTVFRWIRLKSVHPVVLALILSTAVPTIIGFSLWREYFPRVLSELTEVQEFYDPDTVELMNWIKSQAPLAAVFAGSPALLGTVKLCTGWPVTSLPLYTDLSLLQRSESTYQVYAMRSAEDVYKLLTAQKSSYVIIEEELCNEMSPVRGCRIKDLLDYANGHVVYDQGEMYTFSKHGRFCHEIKMNYSPYTNYFTRVFWNRSYHVYRVNSVISFQY; encoded by the exons ATGGCAGAACTGCGATGCAGAAAAGCAGGAGAGgcgaagaaggaggaggaagatgctGCATCTGAAGtagaccaccaacaccacccag AAGATGTCACAAGAGATGAGGACCATCCTGATGGAGATACAGAGCCCACAGGTATAGTGGAGGAAACGCACACAGACTCTGTCGGCACCTCGACTGAGCAGACTGGGACAGGTGCAGGGGATGCAGATGGCCCCTCACCCACTGGTACTGAGGAGGATGGAGAGCAGACCACAGCCAAGAGTTCCCAGAAAAACAGCAAAT CTGTACTTCTCCAGCGGGTAGTAAAGGTGTTTATTGGTTGCCTCGCAGCAGTCACCTGTGGGATGATGTATGCAGTCTATCTGTCCACTTACCACGAGAGGAAGTTCTGGTTCTCCAGCAGACAG GAGCTGGAGAGGGAGATTACCTTCCAGGGAGGCAGTGGcctttattattactactataaaCACATGCTCTTCGCTTCATCCTTTGAGAGGG GTGTGTACGAGCTGACCCGGGATAACAGGACAGTGTCTGGTCAGACCATAAATGCAGTagagcagctctctctctacccAGAGCTTCTCAGCAGCCTGCTCTACAAACTCAGTGGAAGCCAG GACGCCATTGAGCCGGTGTATTTCTACATAGGGGTGGTGTTTGGACTGCAGGCGGTGTATGTGACCgctctgttcatctgcagctggGTGATGAGCGGCACTTGGGTGGCTGGTATGCTAGCAGTTGCCTGGTATATCATCAACAG GCCGGACACAACAAAAGTGGATTATGCCATCCCTCTGCGGGACAACTGGGCCCTTCCCTACTTCTCCTGCCAAGTAGCTGCTCTGACCGGCTTCCTGAGCAACAGCATCAGCTCTGCTACAGAG atgtTCTGTTATCTGCTGATGAGCGTGACAACGTTCACCTTCATCGTGATGTGGGAGCACAGCCACTATGTGCTGTTTGTACAGGGAGTCGCAATTTTACTGCTGGACTGCTTTGACCTCGTTCCAGCTCGCAAG ATGGCAGACATTCATAAGGTGTACCTGAGCTCCTTGTTGCTGGCCTATGTTCTGCAGTATCAGAGGCCCAGTCTGCTCTCCTGCCCACTGCTAAGCCTGCTAATAGCCAGCCAGCTGGCCAGGTATCTGCAG CAAAACATGAAAATGGGCCCCCTGGTGGCAAGACTGATGAAGATCGTCCTGCACCTCTACCTGGTCTTCACCACAGGCATCACTTTCAACTACGTAGTCAAG AAAATTATTCCAGCAAATCAGAATGACTTCATACTGAAGTTTCTGGAGGTCAAGTTTGGACTTAACACAACTAC ggagttcattccaaacctgctgttgtGTGAGGAAGGCTTTCAGTCTCCAGGACAGGATTTCTTCCTGCGCCTCACCCAGGCCTCCGTCTTACCTTTTTATGTTCTGGTGCTGCTAGTGTGCCTGATCTCAACCATGCAGACCATTTACAGGAGACTCAG TGGTGAGCGGTTGAAGGGCAGCGTGCGGATGGAGGATGGACGAATAGGAGAACGACCAGAGGTGATCTATCACGTACTCCACACGCTGCTGTTTGGAGCTCTCGCCATGCTGTTCCAGGG GACAAAGTACCTTTGGACACCGTACGTATGTGCCTTCACAGCATTTGGTGTGTGTTCTCCAGAACTCTGGATGACTGTGTTCAGATGGATCAGGCTGAAATCTGTCCATCCTGTAGTGCTG GCACTAATACTGAGCACAGCAGTACCGACCATCATTGGCTTCAGCCTGTGGAGAGAG TACTTCCCACGTGTGCTGTCTGAGCTGACTGAGGTGCAGGAGTTTTATGATCCTGACACTGTTGAGCTCATGAACTGGATTAA AAGTCAAGCTCCCCTAGCAGCCGTGTTTGCTGGTAGTCCTGCACTGCTTGGTACGGTCAAACTCTGTACGGGGTGGCCAGTCACCAGCCTGCCTCTCTACACAGACCTCAGCCTGCTGCAGAGGAGTGAGAGT acgTATCAGGTGTATGCTATGCGCTCTGCTGAGGATGTGTACAAGCTGTTGACTGCTCAGAAGAGCAGCTACGTTATTATAGAAGAGGAGCTGTGTAATGAGATGAGTCCCGTCAGAGGCTGCAGGATCAAAGACCTGCTCGACTATGCCAACGGCCAT GTGGTGTACGATCAAGGTGAAATGTACACTTTCTCCAAGCATGGTCGATTCTGTCACGAGATCAAAATGAACTACTCCCCGTACACCAACTACTTCACTCGAGTGTTCTGGAACCGCTCGTACCACGTCTACCGAGTCAACTCCGTCATTTCCTTCCAGTACTGA
- the LOC140544291 gene encoding probable C-mannosyltransferase DPY19L4 isoform X2, with translation MAELRCRKAGEAKKEEEDAASEVDHQHHPDVTRDEDHPDGDTEPTGIVEETHTDSVGTSTEQTGTGAGDADGPSPTGTEEDGEQTTAKSSQKNSKSVLLQRVVKVFIGCLAAVTCGMMYAVYLSTYHERKFWFSSRQELEREITFQGGSGLYYYYYKHMLFASSFERGVYELTRDNRTVSGQTINAVEQLSLYPELLSSLLYKLSGSQDAIEPVYFYIGVVFGLQAVYVTALFICSWVMSGTWVAGMLAVAWYIINRPDTTKVDYAIPLRDNWALPYFSCQVAALTGFLSNSISSATEMFCYLLMSVTTFTFIVMWEHSHYVLFVQGVAILLLDCFDLVPARKMADIHKVYLSSLLLAYVLQYQRPSLLSCPLLSLLIASQLARYLQQNMKMGPLVARLMKIVLHLYLVFTTGITFNYVVKKIIPANQNDFILKFLEVKFGLNTTTEFIPNLLLCEEGFQSPGQDFFLRLTQASVLPFYVLVLLVCLISTMQTIYRRLSGERLKGSVRMEDGRIGERPEVIYHVLHTLLFGALAMLFQGTKYLWTPYVCAFTAFGVCSPELWMTVFRWIRLKSVHPVVLALILSTAVPTIIGFSLWREYFPRVLSELTEVQEFYDPDTVELMNWIKSQAPLAAVFAGSPALLGTVKLCTGWPVTSLPLYTDLSLLQRSESTYQVYAMRSAEDVYKLLTAQKSSYVIIEEELCNEMSPVRGCRIKDLLDYANGHVVYDQGEMYTFSKHGRFCHEIKMNYSPYTNYFTRVFWNRSYHVYRVNSVISFQY, from the exons ATGGCAGAACTGCGATGCAGAAAAGCAGGAGAGgcgaagaaggaggaggaagatgctGCATCTGAAGtagaccaccaacaccacccag ATGTCACAAGAGATGAGGACCATCCTGATGGAGATACAGAGCCCACAGGTATAGTGGAGGAAACGCACACAGACTCTGTCGGCACCTCGACTGAGCAGACTGGGACAGGTGCAGGGGATGCAGATGGCCCCTCACCCACTGGTACTGAGGAGGATGGAGAGCAGACCACAGCCAAGAGTTCCCAGAAAAACAGCAAAT CTGTACTTCTCCAGCGGGTAGTAAAGGTGTTTATTGGTTGCCTCGCAGCAGTCACCTGTGGGATGATGTATGCAGTCTATCTGTCCACTTACCACGAGAGGAAGTTCTGGTTCTCCAGCAGACAG GAGCTGGAGAGGGAGATTACCTTCCAGGGAGGCAGTGGcctttattattactactataaaCACATGCTCTTCGCTTCATCCTTTGAGAGGG GTGTGTACGAGCTGACCCGGGATAACAGGACAGTGTCTGGTCAGACCATAAATGCAGTagagcagctctctctctacccAGAGCTTCTCAGCAGCCTGCTCTACAAACTCAGTGGAAGCCAG GACGCCATTGAGCCGGTGTATTTCTACATAGGGGTGGTGTTTGGACTGCAGGCGGTGTATGTGACCgctctgttcatctgcagctggGTGATGAGCGGCACTTGGGTGGCTGGTATGCTAGCAGTTGCCTGGTATATCATCAACAG GCCGGACACAACAAAAGTGGATTATGCCATCCCTCTGCGGGACAACTGGGCCCTTCCCTACTTCTCCTGCCAAGTAGCTGCTCTGACCGGCTTCCTGAGCAACAGCATCAGCTCTGCTACAGAG atgtTCTGTTATCTGCTGATGAGCGTGACAACGTTCACCTTCATCGTGATGTGGGAGCACAGCCACTATGTGCTGTTTGTACAGGGAGTCGCAATTTTACTGCTGGACTGCTTTGACCTCGTTCCAGCTCGCAAG ATGGCAGACATTCATAAGGTGTACCTGAGCTCCTTGTTGCTGGCCTATGTTCTGCAGTATCAGAGGCCCAGTCTGCTCTCCTGCCCACTGCTAAGCCTGCTAATAGCCAGCCAGCTGGCCAGGTATCTGCAG CAAAACATGAAAATGGGCCCCCTGGTGGCAAGACTGATGAAGATCGTCCTGCACCTCTACCTGGTCTTCACCACAGGCATCACTTTCAACTACGTAGTCAAG AAAATTATTCCAGCAAATCAGAATGACTTCATACTGAAGTTTCTGGAGGTCAAGTTTGGACTTAACACAACTAC ggagttcattccaaacctgctgttgtGTGAGGAAGGCTTTCAGTCTCCAGGACAGGATTTCTTCCTGCGCCTCACCCAGGCCTCCGTCTTACCTTTTTATGTTCTGGTGCTGCTAGTGTGCCTGATCTCAACCATGCAGACCATTTACAGGAGACTCAG TGGTGAGCGGTTGAAGGGCAGCGTGCGGATGGAGGATGGACGAATAGGAGAACGACCAGAGGTGATCTATCACGTACTCCACACGCTGCTGTTTGGAGCTCTCGCCATGCTGTTCCAGGG GACAAAGTACCTTTGGACACCGTACGTATGTGCCTTCACAGCATTTGGTGTGTGTTCTCCAGAACTCTGGATGACTGTGTTCAGATGGATCAGGCTGAAATCTGTCCATCCTGTAGTGCTG GCACTAATACTGAGCACAGCAGTACCGACCATCATTGGCTTCAGCCTGTGGAGAGAG TACTTCCCACGTGTGCTGTCTGAGCTGACTGAGGTGCAGGAGTTTTATGATCCTGACACTGTTGAGCTCATGAACTGGATTAA AAGTCAAGCTCCCCTAGCAGCCGTGTTTGCTGGTAGTCCTGCACTGCTTGGTACGGTCAAACTCTGTACGGGGTGGCCAGTCACCAGCCTGCCTCTCTACACAGACCTCAGCCTGCTGCAGAGGAGTGAGAGT acgTATCAGGTGTATGCTATGCGCTCTGCTGAGGATGTGTACAAGCTGTTGACTGCTCAGAAGAGCAGCTACGTTATTATAGAAGAGGAGCTGTGTAATGAGATGAGTCCCGTCAGAGGCTGCAGGATCAAAGACCTGCTCGACTATGCCAACGGCCAT GTGGTGTACGATCAAGGTGAAATGTACACTTTCTCCAAGCATGGTCGATTCTGTCACGAGATCAAAATGAACTACTCCCCGTACACCAACTACTTCACTCGAGTGTTCTGGAACCGCTCGTACCACGTCTACCGAGTCAACTCCGTCATTTCCTTCCAGTACTGA